In one candidate division KSB1 bacterium genomic region, the following are encoded:
- a CDS encoding pyridoxal phosphate-dependent aminotransferase, giving the protein MKTNGEDVIGLGAGEPDFDTPVHIRQAAIEAINAGHTRYTQATGIPQLREAISYRFKQDNGIDYGPDEIIVSCGGKHVLATAILAICNEGDEVLIPSPYWVSYPAMVWLSGAEPVFVPTKPDKEFSFDVELLKRSITEKTKVFMFCNPVNPTGAVYGVDQTDQIAEVLKDTNIIIITDELYHSMIFDDIKIRSLATYPELEGRVISVNGVSKAYAMTGWRIGYAAGPHKYISQMGKIQSHMTSNPTSIAQWAALAALTGPQDCVREMTAIFKQRRDFVYKSLMKIKGIGCHRSQGTFYIFPDVSKFFPAHVNDYNIENVVDLCNYILETQKVALVPGSAFGSPKHLRISFATSMTSLQQAMERVHSGLQDLYEHKEN; this is encoded by the coding sequence ATGAAGACGAATGGAGAAGATGTTATTGGACTTGGAGCAGGAGAACCGGACTTTGATACACCGGTGCATATCAGGCAGGCAGCTATTGAAGCAATCAATGCTGGCCACACTCGTTATACCCAGGCAACGGGGATTCCGCAATTGCGGGAAGCGATTTCATATCGTTTTAAGCAGGATAATGGAATAGATTATGGGCCTGATGAAATCATTGTTTCCTGTGGCGGGAAGCATGTATTGGCAACGGCTATTCTGGCAATTTGTAATGAAGGGGATGAAGTTTTAATTCCCTCTCCATATTGGGTCAGTTATCCGGCTATGGTATGGCTCTCCGGTGCAGAACCTGTTTTTGTTCCCACCAAGCCTGACAAAGAATTTTCTTTTGATGTGGAATTATTAAAAAGATCAATAACAGAAAAAACAAAAGTCTTTATGTTTTGTAACCCAGTAAATCCAACAGGTGCTGTTTATGGTGTAGATCAAACTGATCAAATTGCCGAAGTTTTAAAGGATACAAACATCATCATTATAACCGATGAGTTATATCATTCGATGATATTTGATGACATTAAGATCCGGTCTTTGGCCACCTATCCTGAATTGGAGGGAAGAGTTATTTCAGTAAACGGAGTTTCAAAAGCTTATGCTATGACCGGATGGCGAATTGGATATGCCGCGGGGCCACACAAATATATCTCACAAATGGGAAAAATTCAAAGCCATATGACATCGAACCCGACATCCATAGCCCAATGGGCGGCACTCGCTGCATTGACCGGCCCCCAGGATTGTGTTCGAGAAATGACAGCAATCTTTAAACAAAGAAGAGACTTTGTTTATAAAAGTCTTATGAAAATAAAGGGAATCGGATGTCATCGCAGCCAGGGAACCTTTTACATATTTCCTGATGTATCTAAGTTTTTTCCGGCACATGTAAATGATTACAATATTGAAAATGTGGTAGATTTGTGTAATTACATTCTTGAAACCCAAAAGGTAGCATTAGTACCGGGCAGCGCATTTGGTAGTCCAAAACATTTAAGAATTTCTTTTGCAACTTCTATGACAAGCTTACAACAGGCAATGGAAAGAGTTCATTCAGGATTACAAGATTTGTATGAACATAAAGAAAACTAA
- a CDS encoding tetratricopeptide repeat protein, whose product MQQTKHSNSIRFEDREFLVETWYDSEELDVVTQITENGHILDTYKLRVNENTTEEETQSLTEETHKNISVDWELLFYMYKKVKGSNHVQSLNKLGLVFEIRNLLTEAIDCFQDALSIDEDYIEANINLGNVYTKAGLFDQAIELFNKTIEKTPNYPDLHYSLGVAYLKKEDFINSINSLERAIEINPSYDIAHFMLSKVYLSSMNGEQHTSDMIPSPLRQKKILAHLQKAVDLNPTFDQFEIRKSIEEIQNGNFEEAIQLVEEIDFLNQDQQSNHFDEEFYIRFMFGGKGKDVQLLSDYIDVLKEKIEENPGFPDLRNNLGVAYLIQCRNIFLKAMDQFRTALKINPSYVVAKKNLKLAENEGKGFIILLRALLK is encoded by the coding sequence ATGCAACAAACAAAACATTCCAATTCAATACGTTTTGAAGATAGAGAATTTCTTGTCGAAACGTGGTATGATTCGGAAGAACTAGATGTAGTAACTCAGATAACGGAAAATGGCCATATTCTGGATACCTATAAGTTACGAGTGAATGAAAACACTACGGAAGAAGAGACTCAATCACTGACTGAGGAAACTCATAAGAATATTTCTGTGGATTGGGAACTATTGTTTTATATGTACAAGAAAGTGAAAGGTTCTAACCACGTACAATCACTAAACAAGCTCGGATTGGTTTTCGAAATAAGAAACCTACTGACCGAAGCGATTGATTGTTTTCAAGATGCATTATCGATAGACGAAGATTATATAGAGGCCAATATTAATCTTGGCAATGTTTATACGAAGGCTGGATTATTTGACCAAGCAATCGAGTTGTTTAACAAAACCATCGAAAAAACTCCCAATTACCCCGATCTGCATTATTCACTTGGCGTCGCCTATCTTAAAAAAGAAGATTTTATTAATTCGATTAATTCTTTAGAACGTGCAATCGAAATAAATCCGTCTTATGATATCGCTCACTTCATGCTAAGTAAGGTATATTTATCGAGTATGAATGGTGAGCAACACACTTCTGATATGATACCCAGTCCTCTAAGGCAAAAGAAAATATTAGCTCATTTACAAAAGGCGGTAGATTTAAATCCGACTTTCGATCAATTCGAAATCCGAAAATCCATTGAAGAAATCCAAAATGGAAATTTTGAAGAAGCGATTCAATTAGTTGAGGAAATAGATTTCTTAAACCAGGATCAACAAAGCAATCATTTTGATGAAGAGTTTTATATCCGATTTATGTTTGGCGGTAAAGGCAAAGACGTCCAACTTCTCTCTGATTATATTGATGTACTTAAAGAGAAAATAGAAGAAAATCCGGGGTTTCCGGACCTTCGCAATAATTTGGGTGTTGCCTATCTAATTCAGTGTAGAAATATTTTTTTGAAAGCGATGGATCAATTTCGAACAGCGTTAAAAATCAATCCTTCTTATGTTGTTGCTAAAAAGAACTTGAAATTAGCGGAGAATGAGGGAAAGGGGTTTATTATCTTATTACGAGCACTGTTAAAATAA